One region of Primulina tabacum isolate GXHZ01 chromosome 1, ASM2559414v2, whole genome shotgun sequence genomic DNA includes:
- the LOC142513050 gene encoding uncharacterized protein LOC142513050 gives METIPFTKSLSRQWRRRGYSRLSPRRRNLKAARFGGNLKSSWKVRIKRKLRLVRLVSPLKLWYSFKNAYTNMMLRLANTSHTANSGNLFGEKRIPKARDIKQTYTRSEFENRLVLEIYKSMVASLELGYNK, from the coding sequence ATGGAAACAATCCCATTCACGAAAAGCCTCAGCAGGCAATGGAGAAGAAGAGGATACAGTCGCTTATCCCCGAGAAGAAGAAACCTGAAAGCAGCAAGGTTTGGTGGGAATCTGAAGAGTTCATGGAAGGTGAGAATCAAGCGTAAACTGCGCCTGGTGCGACTCGTCTCGCCATTGAAACTGTGGTACAGTTTCAAGAATGCATACACAAACATGATGCTGAGGCTGGCCAATACGTCGCACACAGCCAACAGCGGGAACTTGTTCGGCGAGAAGAGAATCCCTAAAGCTCGTGATATTAAGCAGACTTATACGAGAAGCGAATTTGAAAACAGATTGGTTCTTGAGATATATAAATCCATGGTGGCTTCTCTTGAGTTGGGCTACAACAAATAG
- the LOC142512682 gene encoding LEAF RUST 10 DISEASE-RESISTANCE LOCUS RECEPTOR-LIKE PROTEIN KINASE-like 1.4 isoform X1 — protein sequence MSNSRHDPFPSTRKPTKVMSPKLDRESFFMILVILLLSQIQGGICEADASYQTCSQPFRCANQQDMKYPFYGNDRPAYCGYPGFELDCQTDVPRITIMPLSYRVLSVDNNTYSLEVAREDLWNNICPYPLYNTTLNSDLFSFSSNSNDQNISLNYGCSGISSQTQPQPSEIPAFFIFTCGQYGFSMVSTPEAAVDLRSSLNCSSNIFVPVNQTAASVLARLLTGNTLESGFSIQWSANNSNCQDCKESGGVCGFNQNSESFACYCSNGTYPFTCNNTGNGKDSGNSSNNTGKIIGPALGGAALAGIIVGWLIFHYRAKRKKRIAGKPAQNTSKETSTHPSSKGVSTPYSTSFTRSIPSYPTSKSELGGGSTYFGAYLFSYAELEAATDNFDSSRELGDGGFGTVYYGNLPDGRAVAVKRLYENNVKRVDQFMNEVEILTKLRHPNLVMLYGCTSKRSRDLLLVYEYIPNGTVADHLHGNRSKSGSLSWQIRLKIAIETADALAYLHRSDIIHRDVKTNNVLLDNDFNVKVADFGLSRLFPADVTHVSTAPQGTPGYVDPEYYQCFQLTEKSDVYSFGVMLIELISSLQAVDTNRHRQDINLANMAINKIQNRNLSELVDASLGFETNSIVRRLVTLVAELAFQCLQQERDMRPSMGDVLEALRRIQNEDLNVDRVEIVDVLVDDDTVLLKGAVNHPVSPDSVFKWNSSSTPDSSV from the exons ATGTCAAATTCTCGCCATGATCCCTTCCCTTCGACAAGAAAACCAACGAAAGTGATGAGCCCGAAACTCGACCGAGAATCTTTCTTCATGATCCTTGTAATCCTCCTACTGTCACAAATCCAGGGTGGTATCTGTGAAGCTGATGCGTCGTACCAAACGTGCAGCCAACCATTTCGATGCGCCAACCAACAAGATATGAAATATCCCTTTTATGGAAATGATCGGCCGGCGTATTGTGGATACCCAGGCTTCGAACTCGACTGCCAGACAGACGTTCCTCGGATCACCATCATGCCACTATCGTATAGGGTATTGAGTGTCGATAACAATACGTACAGTCTCGAAGTAGCGAGAGAAGATTTATGGAACAACATTTGCCCATACCCCCTCTACAACACCACCTTAAATTCCGATCTTTTCAGTTTTTCTTCAAATTCTAATGATCAGAATATCTCTCTGAACTATGGATGCAGCGGAATTTCGTCTCAGACTCAGCCACAGCCTTCGGAAATACCAGCTTTTTTTATATTCACTTGCGGCCAGTATGGCTTTTCCATGGTTTCGACACCTGAAGCAGCTGTTGATCTGAGAAGCTCTTTAAATTGTTCTAGCAATATCTTTGTTCCAGTGAACCAAACTGCAGCCAGCGTTTTAGCAAGGCTCTTGACGGGAAACACCCTGGAAAGCGGGTTTTCGATCCAGTGGTCGGCGAATAATAGCAACTGCCAGGATTGTAAGGAATCGGGTGGTGTGTGTGGGTTTAATCAAAATTCAGAATCTTTCGCTTGCTACTGCAGTAATGGAACTTATCCCTTTACTTGCAATAACACTGGAAATGGAAAAG ATTCAGGAAATAGTTCGAATAACACAGGAAAGATAATTG GTCCAGCTCTAGGCGGTGCAGCTCTTGCTGGTATTATTGTTGGATGGTTAATTTTCCACTATAGAGCGAAGAGAAAAAAACGCATCGCAGGCAAACCTGCCCAAAATACTAGCAAAGAAACCAGCACTCACCCTTCAAGCAAAGGTGTCTCTACTCCATATTCAACAAGTTTCACCAGAAGCATCCCTTCATATCCAACATCAAAATCTGAACTTGGCGGAGGCAGTACTTACTTTGGTGCGTATCTCTTTAGCTATGCTGAACTTGAAGCAGCCACTGATAATTTTGATTCCTCTAGAGAACTTGGAGATGGAGGTTTTGGTACCGTATATTATG GGAATCTACCGGATGGCCGTGCTGTTGCAGTTAAACGTTTATACGAGAACAATGTGAAGCGTGTCGATCAGTTCATGAATGAAGTCGAGATTTTAACAAAGTTACGACACCCAAACCTTGTGATGCTATATGGATGCACATCCAAGCGAAGTCGGGACCTATTGCTAGTTTATGAATATATACCAAATGGAACAGTGGCTGATCATCTGCATGGAAATCGTTCCAAATCAGGTTCACTTTCTTGGCAGATTCGGTTGAAAATTGCTATTGAAACTGCAGATGCACTCGCTTATCTCCACAGATCAGACATCATTCATCGAGATGTGAAAACCAACAACGTCCTTCTAGACAACGATTTCAATGTAAAAGTTGCTGATTTCGGTTTGTCAAGATTGTTCCCCGCTGATGTAACTCATGTGTCTACTGCCCCACAAGGAACGCCTGGCTATGTCGACCCTGAGTACTATCAGTGCTTCCAACTCACCGAAAAAAGCGATGTCTATAGCTTTGGAGTGATGCTGATCGAACTTATATCGTCTTTACAAGCCGTGGATACCAATAGACACCGCCAGGATATCAACTTGGCCAACATGGCTATCAACAAGATTCAAAATCGTAACTTGAGCGAGCTGGTGGACGCAAGTCTTGGATTTGAGACAAATAGTATTGTCAGGAGGTTGGTCACACTGGTCGCAGAATTGGCTTTTCAGTGCTTACAACAAGAGAGGGATATGAGGCCCTCCATGGGAGATGTGCTCGAAGCTTTGAGAAGGATTCAGAACGAGGATTTGAACGTCGATAGGGTCGAAATAGTAGACGTATTGGTGGACGACGATACAGTGCTTCTCAAGGGTGCCGTCAACCACCCTGTGTCGCCGGATTCAGTTTTCAAATGGAACAGCAGTTCAACTCCCGATTCTAGTGTGTGA
- the LOC142512682 gene encoding LEAF RUST 10 DISEASE-RESISTANCE LOCUS RECEPTOR-LIKE PROTEIN KINASE-like 1.4 isoform X2 — MSNSRHDPFPSTRKPTKVMSPKLDRESFFMILVILLLSQIQGGICEADASYQTCSQPFRCANQQDMKYPFYGNDRPAYCGYPGFELDCQTDVPRITIMPLSYRVLSVDNNTYSLEVAREDLWNNICPYPLYNTTLNSDLFSFSSNSNDQNISLNYGCSGISSQTQPQPSEIPAFFIFTCGQYGFSMVSTPEAAVDLRSSLNCSSNIFVPVNQTAASVLARLLTGNTLESGFSIQWSANNSNCQDCKESGGVCGFNQNSESFACYCSNGTYPFTCNNTGNGKGNSSNNTGKIIGPALGGAALAGIIVGWLIFHYRAKRKKRIAGKPAQNTSKETSTHPSSKGVSTPYSTSFTRSIPSYPTSKSELGGGSTYFGAYLFSYAELEAATDNFDSSRELGDGGFGTVYYGNLPDGRAVAVKRLYENNVKRVDQFMNEVEILTKLRHPNLVMLYGCTSKRSRDLLLVYEYIPNGTVADHLHGNRSKSGSLSWQIRLKIAIETADALAYLHRSDIIHRDVKTNNVLLDNDFNVKVADFGLSRLFPADVTHVSTAPQGTPGYVDPEYYQCFQLTEKSDVYSFGVMLIELISSLQAVDTNRHRQDINLANMAINKIQNRNLSELVDASLGFETNSIVRRLVTLVAELAFQCLQQERDMRPSMGDVLEALRRIQNEDLNVDRVEIVDVLVDDDTVLLKGAVNHPVSPDSVFKWNSSSTPDSSV, encoded by the exons ATGTCAAATTCTCGCCATGATCCCTTCCCTTCGACAAGAAAACCAACGAAAGTGATGAGCCCGAAACTCGACCGAGAATCTTTCTTCATGATCCTTGTAATCCTCCTACTGTCACAAATCCAGGGTGGTATCTGTGAAGCTGATGCGTCGTACCAAACGTGCAGCCAACCATTTCGATGCGCCAACCAACAAGATATGAAATATCCCTTTTATGGAAATGATCGGCCGGCGTATTGTGGATACCCAGGCTTCGAACTCGACTGCCAGACAGACGTTCCTCGGATCACCATCATGCCACTATCGTATAGGGTATTGAGTGTCGATAACAATACGTACAGTCTCGAAGTAGCGAGAGAAGATTTATGGAACAACATTTGCCCATACCCCCTCTACAACACCACCTTAAATTCCGATCTTTTCAGTTTTTCTTCAAATTCTAATGATCAGAATATCTCTCTGAACTATGGATGCAGCGGAATTTCGTCTCAGACTCAGCCACAGCCTTCGGAAATACCAGCTTTTTTTATATTCACTTGCGGCCAGTATGGCTTTTCCATGGTTTCGACACCTGAAGCAGCTGTTGATCTGAGAAGCTCTTTAAATTGTTCTAGCAATATCTTTGTTCCAGTGAACCAAACTGCAGCCAGCGTTTTAGCAAGGCTCTTGACGGGAAACACCCTGGAAAGCGGGTTTTCGATCCAGTGGTCGGCGAATAATAGCAACTGCCAGGATTGTAAGGAATCGGGTGGTGTGTGTGGGTTTAATCAAAATTCAGAATCTTTCGCTTGCTACTGCAGTAATGGAACTTATCCCTTTACTTGCAATAACACTGGAAATGGAAAAG GAAATAGTTCGAATAACACAGGAAAGATAATTG GTCCAGCTCTAGGCGGTGCAGCTCTTGCTGGTATTATTGTTGGATGGTTAATTTTCCACTATAGAGCGAAGAGAAAAAAACGCATCGCAGGCAAACCTGCCCAAAATACTAGCAAAGAAACCAGCACTCACCCTTCAAGCAAAGGTGTCTCTACTCCATATTCAACAAGTTTCACCAGAAGCATCCCTTCATATCCAACATCAAAATCTGAACTTGGCGGAGGCAGTACTTACTTTGGTGCGTATCTCTTTAGCTATGCTGAACTTGAAGCAGCCACTGATAATTTTGATTCCTCTAGAGAACTTGGAGATGGAGGTTTTGGTACCGTATATTATG GGAATCTACCGGATGGCCGTGCTGTTGCAGTTAAACGTTTATACGAGAACAATGTGAAGCGTGTCGATCAGTTCATGAATGAAGTCGAGATTTTAACAAAGTTACGACACCCAAACCTTGTGATGCTATATGGATGCACATCCAAGCGAAGTCGGGACCTATTGCTAGTTTATGAATATATACCAAATGGAACAGTGGCTGATCATCTGCATGGAAATCGTTCCAAATCAGGTTCACTTTCTTGGCAGATTCGGTTGAAAATTGCTATTGAAACTGCAGATGCACTCGCTTATCTCCACAGATCAGACATCATTCATCGAGATGTGAAAACCAACAACGTCCTTCTAGACAACGATTTCAATGTAAAAGTTGCTGATTTCGGTTTGTCAAGATTGTTCCCCGCTGATGTAACTCATGTGTCTACTGCCCCACAAGGAACGCCTGGCTATGTCGACCCTGAGTACTATCAGTGCTTCCAACTCACCGAAAAAAGCGATGTCTATAGCTTTGGAGTGATGCTGATCGAACTTATATCGTCTTTACAAGCCGTGGATACCAATAGACACCGCCAGGATATCAACTTGGCCAACATGGCTATCAACAAGATTCAAAATCGTAACTTGAGCGAGCTGGTGGACGCAAGTCTTGGATTTGAGACAAATAGTATTGTCAGGAGGTTGGTCACACTGGTCGCAGAATTGGCTTTTCAGTGCTTACAACAAGAGAGGGATATGAGGCCCTCCATGGGAGATGTGCTCGAAGCTTTGAGAAGGATTCAGAACGAGGATTTGAACGTCGATAGGGTCGAAATAGTAGACGTATTGGTGGACGACGATACAGTGCTTCTCAAGGGTGCCGTCAACCACCCTGTGTCGCCGGATTCAGTTTTCAAATGGAACAGCAGTTCAACTCCCGATTCTAGTGTGTGA
- the LOC142514630 gene encoding uncharacterized protein LOC142514630 encodes MSTLQKFKLLATQCAVAGSPTRSPAASPVIHLRRRKTLRMLLGRGGGNDGRRRVQRGEMSSTDRKGSSDEGSALEKGGEFSVRQKLKDLFVLSPPAFGGSVSENVRDGFTQSGGGGGGSGHGVRGNGARMVRPITATFRQRLLRRAWRPVLVAIPE; translated from the coding sequence ATGTCTACTCTGCAGAAGTTTAAGCTGTTAGCCACCCAGTGTGCGGTTGCGGGGAGTCCGACGAGGAGCCCTGCTGCGAGCCCGGTAATCCACCTCCGCCGGAGGAAGACTCTTCGAATGCTTCTCGGTCGGGGTGGAGGAAACGACGGGAGGAGACGGGTGCAGCGTGGTGAGATGAGCTCGACGGATCGGAAAGGGAGCAGTGACGAGGGGAGCGCTCTGGAGAAAGGGGGTGAGTTTTCTGTCCGCCAGAAGTTGAAGGATTTGTTTGTGCTGTCGCCACCGGCGTTCGGAGGTAGTGTTTCGGAGAATGTGAGGGACGGGTTTACCCAATCCGGCGGCGGGGGAGGAGGCTCGGGTCATGGCGTTAGAGGGAATGGGGCTCGTATGGTGCGGCCAATTACGGCCACGTTTCGGCAGCGGTTGCTGAGAAGAGCTTGGCGACCTGTGCTCGTCGCTATACCTGAGTAA
- the LOC142512522 gene encoding LEAF RUST 10 DISEASE-RESISTANCE LOCUS RECEPTOR-LIKE PROTEIN KINASE-like 2.1 → MPRSFMYSSNILSTIILFYTFTCTTWFPEVVLVNGATFTLVNNCTQTIWSEISETLPGINNSTVVEQPEGSSRFFTASKGWMGQFRARTGCTFNSTAQDYSCSNCDFGQIFCNGHKFTAITQAKFSIGDLNSTDLYKISLVDGFNLPMLIEAKGDSGQICQSIGCTEDVNGLCPVELRTETGDACQNPCQVFRSSGCGLSKYSQLFKSACPMAYSLPTDEASASFSCTAGHYVITFCPSPFSLQNEECNKPFQCGSISDISYPFWGANRPRNCGFPGFQLLNCEGDVPLLNIDSRNYRVLGIDYSSQTVKVASQDLWNNTCPSVLYNTTLDPNLFSFPQNYSYDNVNLYYDCTQDQSHVTTSSDHWTTATFPTLDSTGPNHTNQFTCNVNGTETLNFFTAGSEIGSNVTCKSNIFVPVNQSAVQALSTDAASVVDLQDALKSGFSIQWLNNITSCQSCIRSGRVCDYGTDLGSVECKIAQRTPTIGSAPAPAPAPAPIYHSDPSYYTNSSYGKSGMSAVKKVLIGMALVVTVIAVVAFIYVRCHHKRLQLALHQEANPNVELILNNENLAPQRYKYTQIEKITNSFSDKLGQGGHGGVYRGTLPDGKFVAVKLLMETESNGEDFINEVLSISKTSHVNIVNLLGFCYERNRRALVYDFLPNKSLDKFISTNGSLNTNRNLDWKTLYKIAVGVAQGLEYLHNGCNTRIVHFDIKPQNILLDEEFCPKISDFGLAKLCKKKQSILSMAGARGTAGYMAPEVFYRNFGGVSHKSDVYSYGMMVLEMVGAQNIVGTGSMQSHENYFSDKIYEQEILHETKNLKAISSEEEAEATRKMFLVGFWCIQTIPSDRPSISKVVEMLQGCVESIKIPPKPVLFTPVSLGQELSPLHQETQR, encoded by the exons ATGCCGAGATCTTTCATGTATTCTTCCAATATCTTATCCACCATTATTCTGTTCTACACCTTTACCTGCACAACGTGGTTTCCAGAAGTGGTACTTGTAAATGGCGCCACATTTACGCTCGTGAACAACTGTACTCAAACTATTTGGTCGGAGATTTCGGAAACCTTACCAGGTATTAATAATTCCACAGTAGTAGAGCAACCAGAGGGTAGCTCCCGATTCTTCACTGCTTCAAAAGGGTGGATGGGTCAGTTCCGGGCCAGAACAGGGTGCACCTTCAATTCCACGGCCCAAGACTACTCCTGCAGCAACTGTGACTTTGGCCAAATATTTTGCAACGGCCACAAATTCACCGCCATCACCCAGGCGAAGTTCTCCATCGGTGATCTCAATTCCACGGACTTGTACAAAATCAGCCTGGTCGATGGCTTCAACTTGCCTATGCTGATAGAAGCCAAAGGGGATTCAGGACAGATCTGCCAATCCATAGGCTGCACAGAGGACGTGAACGGGCTGTGCCCGGTGGAGCTGAGAACTGAAACCGGCGACGCATGCCAGAACCCATGTCAAGTGTTCCGCTCGTCGGGTTGCGGGCTGTCGAAGTATTCGCAGTTGTTCAAGAGTGCGTGTCCTATGGCTTACAGCTTACCGACAGACGAGGCCAGTGCTTCCTTCAGTTGCACTGCCGGACATTATGTCATCACCTTCTGTCCCTCCCCATTCAG CCTGCAAAACGAGGAGTGCAACAAGCCATTTCAATGCGGCAGCATCAGCGACATAAGCTATCCCTTCTGGGGAGCGAATCGCCCTAGAAATTGCGGTTTTCCAGGTTTCCAGTTGCTCAACTGCGAGGGCGATGTCCCACTGCTCAACATTGATTCAAGGAATTATCGAGTCCTGGGAATCGATTACTCGTCGCAAACTGTAAAAGTAGCAAGTCAGGACTTATGGAACAACACATGTCCAAGTGTTCTCTACAACACAACTTTAGATCCAAACCTTTTCAGCTTTCCTCAAAACTATAGTTATGACAACGTCAACCTGTACTACGATTGCACGCAAGATCAATCTCACGTGACAACTTCTTCTGATCATTGGACGACGGCAACTTTTCCTACACTTGACTCGACAGGGCCAAATCATACCAACCAATTTACCTGCAATGTAAACGGGACTGAAACATTAAATTTCTTCACGGCAGGGTCCGAGATCGGGTCGAATGTCACATGTAAAAGTAATATATTTGTTCCAGTAAACCAATCTGCTGTTCAGGCTTTGTCAACAGATGCAGCTTCAGTAGTTGATTTGCAGGATGCTCTCAAGAGTGGGTTTTCAATCCAATGGTTAAACAACATCACCAGCTGTCAGAGTTGCATTCGATCAGgtagagtttgtgattatgGCACGGATTTAGGATCGGTTGAATGCAAAATTGCACAGAGAACCCCTACAATAG GTTCGGCTCCGGCTCCGGCTCCGGCTCCGGCTCCAATTTATCATTCCGACCCTTCATATTATACTAACTCTTCTTATG GTAAATCTGGGATGTCTGCTGTGAAGAAGGTTCTAATAG GGATGGCGCTAGTGGTAACAGTTATAGCTGTTGTAGCCTTTATTTATGTCCGTTGTCACCACAAAAGATTACAACTTGCGTTACACCAGGAAGCTAATCCAAATGTTGAACTTATACTTAATAATGAAAATCTAGCTCCACAAAGATATAAATATACTCAGATCGAGAAAATAACCAACTCGTTTAGTGATAAACTCGGGCAAGGAGGACATGGAGGTGTGTACAGAGGAACGCTACCAGATGGGAAATTTGTTGCTGTCAAGCTTTTGATGGAGACAGAAAGCAATGGAGAAGATTTCATTAATGAAGTTTTAAGCATCAGCAAAACTTCTCATGTGAATATTGTGAATCTGTTGGGGTTCTGCTATGAAAGGAACAGAAGAGCTTTGGTCTATGATTTTTTGCCCAACAAATCATTAGACAAATTCATCAGCACCAATGGATCACTCAATACGAATCGCAACTTGGATTGGAAAACTTTGTATAAGATTGCAGTTGGTGTTGCTCAAGGTTTAGAATACCTTCACAATGGTTGCAACACGAGGATTGTTCATTTCGACATCAAGCCTCAAAATATTCTATTGGATGAAGAATTCTGTCCCAAAATCTCTGATTTTGGGCTTGCTAAATTATGCAAAAAGAAGCAGAGTATTTTATCTATGGCTGGGGCAAGAGGGACTGCTGGATACATGGCTCCTGAAGTATTCTACAGGAATTTTGGAGGAGTTTCTCATAAATCTGACGTCTACAGCTATGGAATGATGGTTCTTGAAATGGTTGGAGCACAAAACATTGTTGGCACTGGATCAATGCAATcccatgaaaattatttttcagatAAAATTTATGAGCAAGAAA